A single window of Xiphophorus hellerii strain 12219 chromosome 12, Xiphophorus_hellerii-4.1, whole genome shotgun sequence DNA harbors:
- the mrps27 gene encoding small ribosomal subunit protein mS27, which yields MVRSKMAASVLKRCVTAAVKVKALSPSFTARRWLLSAAYTDTKLWEESEKDPQNLALLANLMDRTYDRNLPVSSLTISRFVDNISSREEVNQAEYYLYKFRHSPNCWYLRDWTVHTWIRQCLKYGARDKALHTLKNKTQYGIFPDDFTFNLLLNSYIKDGDFKSACSVVEELMLQEAFDLPSTQILSLNALGSFLATKPQLSVSEERALGASLLICGLKQDNTVGFSAQLLGNALLGKVEMLKGIHGVFKGMPLSWVRGYLGRALAVMERVSAASGDIKLSKDTLDCVSDVLQELSAASDSSGDEESDGEESKKEEAVDEDDEAEKANLPHYVSRFKELSSQLESQGKVDPASFQALVATMAQQNLASAEKPDIEQYQSRLKAWEAEKRLLIQREKEQREKAEQEKRERLAAQAAAQA from the exons ATGGTACGGTCCAAAATGGCGGCCTCCGTGTTGAAGCGGTGTGTAACTGCAGCCGTCAAAGTTAAAGCTTTATCGCCTTCTTTTACAG CGAGACGATGGTTGCTATCAGCAGCTTACACGGACACCAAGCTGTGGGAGGAAAGCGAGAAGGACCCCCAGAACCTGG CTTTGCTGGCCAACCTAATGGACAGAACGTACGACCGAAACTTGCCGGTCAGCTCTCTGACCATCTCACGG ttTGTTGACAACATATCGTCTAGAGAGGAAGTTAATCAGGCAGAGTACTACCTGTACAA GTTTCGCCACAGTCCAAATTGTTGGTACTTGCGAGATTGGACTGTTCACACCTGGATCAGACAGTGTCTGAAATACGGAGCCAGAGATAAAGCCCTGCACACTCTCAAAAACAAG ACCCAGTATGGAATATTTCCAGATGACTTCACCTTTAACCTCCTGCTGAATTCCTACATTAAGGATGGAGACTTTAAAA GTGCATGCTCTGTGGTGGAAGAGTTGATGCTCCAAGAGGCCTTTGACCTTCCCTCCACACAGATCCTGTCTCTGAATGCTCTGGGAAGTTTTCTTGCAACCAAACCTCAACTCTCT GTGTCAGAGGAGCGAGCTTTGGGGGCGTCGCTCCTCATCTGTGGTCTAAAGCAAGACAACACTGTCGGCTTTAGTGCACAGCTGCTTGGCAATGCTCTCCTTG GCAAGGTGGAGATGTTAAAGGGCATACACGGCGTATTTAAAGGCATGCCTCTGTCGTGGGTTAGAGGGTATCTGGGACGAGCGCTGGCTGTAATGGAGAGAGTTTCTGCAGCATCTGGTGACATAAAGTTGTCTAAAGACACA CTTGACTGTGTGAGCGACGTGCTGCAGGAGCTGTCCGCTGCGTCGGACAGTTCTGGAGACGAGGAGTCCGACGGAGAGGAAAGTAAGAAGGAGGAAGCCGTAGATGAAGACGATGAAGCTGAGAAGGCTAATCTTCCTCATTATGTCAGCAGATTCAAG GAGCTGAGCAGTCAGCTAGAGTCTCAGGGTAAAGTGGACCCCGCCTCTTTCCAAGCTTTAGTGGCCACAATGGCCCAGCAGAACCTGGCCTCTGCAGAAAAACCAGACATAGAGCAGTACCAGAGCCGGCTGAAGGCCTGGGAGGCGGAGAAGAGGCTCCTGATCCAGAGAGAGaaggaacagagagagaaagctGAGCAGGAGAAACGAGAGCGATTAGCCGCCCAGGCTGCAGCTCAAGCTTAA